In Sporosarcina psychrophila, a genomic segment contains:
- the hemE gene encoding uroporphyrinogen decarboxylase: MTKFNDTLLRAARGEKIDHTPAWYMRQAGRSQPEYLKIKEKYSLEEITHQPELCAYVTKLPVDQYNVDAAILYKDIVTPLPGIGIDVKIKAGIGPVISNPIRTVQDVHNLGDLSPQDDIPFVLETIKILTKEQLNVPLIGFAGAPFTLASYMIEGGPSKSYNLTKSFMVSEPEAWFALMDKLADMTITYITAQVNAGAKAIQIFDSWVGALNVSDYRIFIKPVMTRIFTELRKLNVPLITFGVGASHLANEWHDLPVDVVGLDWRLSVKEAGERGLTKPLQGNLDPSLLLADWSIIEERAKVIIEQGVEHGNHIFNLGHGVFPDVKPATLKRLTEFVHEYSAQLRK; the protein is encoded by the coding sequence ATGACAAAATTCAATGATACACTTTTACGCGCTGCAAGAGGCGAGAAAATTGATCATACACCGGCTTGGTACATGAGGCAGGCAGGGCGTTCACAACCGGAATACCTAAAAATCAAGGAGAAATATTCTCTTGAAGAGATTACGCACCAACCTGAACTTTGCGCATATGTAACAAAGCTTCCAGTTGATCAGTATAATGTCGACGCGGCAATTCTTTACAAAGACATCGTTACACCACTTCCGGGAATTGGTATTGATGTGAAAATAAAAGCGGGCATTGGTCCAGTTATCTCAAATCCAATCCGTACAGTTCAAGATGTCCATAATCTTGGCGATCTATCACCACAAGATGATATTCCTTTCGTTCTTGAAACGATTAAAATATTGACGAAGGAACAATTGAATGTTCCGCTTATCGGCTTTGCGGGGGCACCATTTACGCTTGCGAGTTATATGATTGAAGGCGGTCCATCGAAAAGCTACAACTTGACGAAATCATTCATGGTATCTGAGCCGGAAGCATGGTTCGCATTGATGGACAAACTAGCAGATATGACGATTACGTATATTACTGCACAAGTTAATGCGGGTGCAAAAGCAATTCAAATCTTTGATTCGTGGGTAGGGGCATTAAATGTATCTGATTACCGAATCTTCATCAAACCAGTTATGACGCGTATTTTCACAGAGCTGCGTAAATTGAACGTTCCACTAATCACATTCGGTGTCGGCGCAAGCCACTTGGCAAACGAATGGCATGACTTGCCTGTAGACGTTGTTGGTCTCGACTGGCGCTTATCTGTAAAAGAAGCAGGAGAGCGCGGTCTAACGAAGCCGCTGCAAGGGAATCTTGACCCATCACTGCTACTTGCAGATTGGAGCATTATCGAAGAACGTGCGAAAGTAATCATCGAACAAGGCGTAGAGCATGGTAACCACATTTTCAACCTTGGTCATGGCGTGTTCCCTGATGTGAAACCAGCAACATTGAAACGATTAACTGAATTTGTTCATGAATATAGTGCACAGCTGCGTAAATAA
- a CDS encoding antibiotic biosynthesis monooxygenase family protein, producing MNIYMTSGTPEFMESLKEKYAAESLIAMHGHGNSLLLHETVGKTVFQTPRRYEVISSSGTLQDNGYFVFNNIPVTDEGRPVFEHRFTELTGAIESELGFIAFRLLRPLDSDTYIVLTEWSDSTHYTRWENSSAFDKAHSSNHAEAGVDTSLHIFSSAPYVTTYTTKDKI from the coding sequence ATGAATATTTATATGACATCGGGTACACCTGAATTTATGGAAAGTTTAAAAGAAAAATATGCGGCAGAAAGCTTGATTGCCATGCATGGTCATGGTAATTCTCTTTTACTGCATGAAACGGTAGGTAAAACTGTGTTCCAAACACCACGCCGTTACGAAGTCATTAGCTCCTCGGGAACACTGCAAGATAACGGTTATTTCGTTTTCAACAATATTCCCGTCACGGATGAAGGACGTCCAGTTTTTGAGCATCGCTTTACAGAACTTACGGGTGCTATTGAATCTGAACTCGGATTCATCGCATTTCGTTTGCTCCGCCCACTCGATTCAGACACGTATATCGTTCTGACAGAATGGTCTGATAGCACCCATTATACAAGATGGGAAAACTCATCTGCTTTCGACAAGGCTCACTCCTCAAATCATGCAGAAGCAGGCGTCGATACTTCGCTTCATATTTTCTCGAGCGCTCCTTATGTAACAACTTATACCACGAAAGATAAGATATAA
- a CDS encoding M20 metallopeptidase family protein — protein MKEQLYEKLDSAYEDMVVIRRHLHMNPELSFKEEKTAQYIHDFYADLGIEVRKGVGGNGVVARVSGGRPGKTVALRADFDALPIQDEKDVAYKSTVPGVMHACGHDGHTATLLQLAKAIHELHEDLAGDYVFIHQHAEEFAPGGAISMIEDGCLDGVDVIFGTHLWSLTPLGTIEYLTGPVMAAADRFDIKIQGAGGHGAAPHQTKDAIVIGAQLVMNLQQLVSRRVDPIDSAVLSIGSFVAQNAFNVIADSAKLGGTVRTFNPDIRHLMEREMKRVVDGTALANDCTIDFEYVRGYPAVVNHKAETEFLKTVAEGILGVESVVESTPQMGGEDFAYYLEKVPGTFFFTGAKPDNPYPHHHPKFDIDENAMLLAAKTLGAAAIDFQNL, from the coding sequence TTGAAAGAACAATTGTATGAAAAGCTCGATAGCGCTTATGAGGATATGGTCGTTATTCGCCGCCACCTTCACATGAATCCTGAATTATCTTTTAAGGAAGAAAAAACTGCGCAGTACATACATGATTTTTACGCTGACCTTGGTATTGAAGTACGTAAGGGGGTTGGCGGCAATGGTGTCGTTGCAAGGGTTTCGGGTGGTAGACCTGGTAAGACGGTTGCACTACGTGCAGATTTCGACGCGCTACCCATTCAAGATGAAAAGGATGTAGCGTATAAATCAACTGTTCCAGGCGTCATGCATGCTTGTGGTCACGATGGGCACACTGCTACACTCCTACAGCTTGCAAAAGCCATTCATGAACTGCATGAAGACCTTGCTGGCGACTATGTTTTCATCCACCAACACGCAGAAGAATTTGCTCCAGGCGGTGCAATTTCCATGATTGAAGACGGTTGCCTTGATGGGGTTGATGTCATTTTTGGAACGCATCTATGGTCTTTGACACCTTTAGGTACAATCGAATATTTGACCGGTCCTGTAATGGCAGCGGCTGACCGTTTCGACATTAAAATCCAAGGCGCAGGCGGTCACGGTGCGGCTCCGCATCAAACGAAAGACGCTATCGTTATTGGCGCACAGCTAGTGATGAATTTACAGCAACTTGTTTCCCGTCGCGTCGATCCAATCGACTCGGCAGTGTTATCTATCGGTTCATTCGTTGCACAAAACGCATTTAATGTCATAGCCGATTCAGCAAAACTAGGCGGTACGGTACGGACATTCAACCCTGACATTCGCCATTTGATGGAACGCGAAATGAAACGCGTTGTTGACGGGACTGCGCTTGCAAATGACTGTACAATCGATTTCGAATATGTCCGTGGCTATCCAGCCGTTGTCAATCACAAAGCCGAAACAGAATTTTTGAAGACTGTCGCGGAAGGTATTCTTGGCGTGGAATCAGTCGTGGAATCGACACCACAAATGGGCGGCGAAGATTTTGCATACTATTTGGAAAAAGTACCTGGCACATTCTTCTTCACTGGCGCAAAACCTGACAACCCATATCCACATCATCACCCCAAATTCGACATCGATGAAAATGCGATGCTTCTCGCAGCGAAAACACTCGGCGCTGCAGCTATCGATTTCCAAAATTTATAA
- a CDS encoding competence protein ComK → MVKKKWLGKYIVSFNTFLLLPVVQGNKLSTLVIERNGELNVSRKPVHIVKSSCHYYGGSLQNSTNTAKLAIGKRHKMPIIIAHDFGVPYIFLPTMSPNSEENVWVSYSAIDNIEPDGMGCILYLENGLSFKLDISATTMYRQYAVAALLEKNFLKKQRQLNRPSKFDKFDFPDED, encoded by the coding sequence TTGGTTAAAAAGAAATGGTTAGGGAAATACATTGTTTCTTTCAATACATTTTTGTTACTACCTGTGGTCCAAGGAAATAAACTATCAACGCTTGTAATCGAACGAAACGGTGAATTGAACGTTTCACGAAAACCCGTTCACATTGTTAAAAGTTCTTGTCATTATTATGGCGGTTCTTTACAAAATTCAACAAATACAGCAAAACTAGCAATTGGAAAACGCCATAAAATGCCTATAATTATAGCTCATGATTTCGGAGTACCTTATATCTTTCTACCAACAATGTCTCCGAATTCAGAAGAGAATGTCTGGGTTTCCTATAGTGCGATTGATAATATAGAACCGGATGGTATGGGCTGTATTCTCTACTTGGAAAATGGTCTTTCCTTCAAGCTCGATATTTCAGCTACAACAATGTATCGCCAATATGCAGTCGCTGCACTTCTCGAAAAAAACTTTTTGAAAAAACAAAGACAATTGAACAGGCCATCTAAGTTCGATAAATTTGACTTCCCGGATGAGGATTAA
- a CDS encoding nuclear transport factor 2 family protein, giving the protein MKKIFVPISMSVLLLLGACSSDGEKSTGSGSVNDGEAENENGAIDHGVEDKKVGFSLEGGVIEEASGVPAEEKEQILAVYKVYIDTLNEQDIDGYLNTLSPEDYDFEEERAFMEEQFSEYELNREISNVTIVKYSDKEAQVFSNLNTSYKQVSTGLVTKQDGRQVTVFTKNGDDWKAASVHYIGDDGKE; this is encoded by the coding sequence ATGAAAAAAATATTTGTTCCTATAAGTATGTCGGTTCTTTTATTACTTGGCGCGTGCAGTAGCGATGGGGAGAAGTCGACTGGAAGCGGCTCGGTCAATGATGGCGAGGCGGAGAATGAAAACGGTGCAATTGATCATGGTGTGGAAGACAAAAAAGTAGGTTTTAGCTTAGAGGGAGGGGTTATAGAAGAAGCTTCTGGTGTTCCGGCTGAGGAGAAAGAACAAATTTTAGCTGTATATAAGGTGTATATCGATACGCTGAATGAACAAGATATCGATGGCTATTTGAATACACTGTCTCCGGAAGACTATGATTTTGAGGAAGAACGTGCGTTCATGGAAGAGCAATTTAGTGAATATGAGCTAAATCGCGAAATATCGAACGTAACGATTGTAAAGTATTCTGATAAGGAAGCCCAAGTCTTCTCGAATTTGAATACATCATATAAACAAGTATCTACTGGTCTTGTGACAAAACAAGATGGAAGACAAGTGACCGTATTTACGAAAAATGGTGACGATTGGAAAGCTGCATCGGTGCATTACATCGGTGATGACGGGAAAGAGTAA
- a CDS encoding response regulator transcription factor translates to MTVTKILIVDDHQLFREGVKRILDFEDSFEVVAEGDDGSEVNELYRQCEPDVVLMDINMPRMNGVDATENLVKEFPNAKVIMLSIHDDESYVSHALKTGALGYMLKEMDADAIVQAIKVVEMGGSYLHPKVTHNLVTEFRRLSEREHKGSFQQNDIRRPFHLLTKRECEVLQLLTDGQSNRTIGETLFISEKTVKNHVSSILQKMAVNDRTQAVVTAIKNGWVEVK, encoded by the coding sequence ATGACTGTTACGAAAATATTAATTGTAGATGATCATCAATTATTCCGTGAAGGGGTAAAGAGAATTCTGGACTTTGAAGATTCTTTTGAAGTTGTTGCAGAAGGTGATGACGGTAGCGAAGTAAATGAACTTTATAGACAGTGCGAACCGGATGTTGTTCTTATGGACATTAACATGCCACGTATGAATGGTGTCGATGCGACCGAGAATCTTGTTAAAGAGTTTCCTAATGCGAAGGTAATTATGTTGTCGATTCATGATGACGAGTCATATGTATCGCATGCACTGAAAACGGGTGCGCTTGGCTATATGCTGAAAGAGATGGATGCAGATGCAATCGTTCAAGCGATTAAGGTCGTTGAGATGGGCGGTTCGTATCTTCACCCGAAAGTGACACATAACCTTGTTACGGAATTCCGCAGATTGAGTGAACGGGAGCATAAAGGTTCATTCCAGCAAAATGATATCCGCCGACCATTCCACTTACTTACAAAACGTGAGTGTGAAGTATTGCAACTGTTGACGGATGGGCAAAGTAACCGGACAATCGGAGAAACGTTATTCATTTCTGAAAAGACGGTTAAAAACCACGTTTCAAGTATTTTGCAAAAAATGGCTGTAAATGACCGGACACAAGCAGTTGTAACTGCTATTAAAAATGGTTGGGTTGAAGTGAAGTAA
- a CDS encoding sensor histidine kinase yields MLRENIVDIQTLETIFSSMVRAMDNSKNDIFIISEQSRQSFVDMKKELATVKSDISQAITEGDYLENMTGHSRKRLADVSKNFMNYSEEQVREAYEVANDLHVRLSINRMEEKQLRARRDDLDRRLVALLDTIERADQLVNQVATVINYLTSDLKNVGEALENARHKQDFSIRIIQAQEEERKRLSRDIHDGPAQMLANVMIRTGLIEKIFVEKGPQPAFGELADLKVMVRNALYEVRRIIYDLRPMALDDLGLIPTLRKYLSTIEEYEKNVEIHFQNSGQEQRFQTNFEVSVFRLVQESVSNALKHGKSKDIWVKTEWLRDIMNIIIKDNGQGFNQNEVKDKSFGLIGMRERIDLLKGDMTITSTPGNGTMIHFRIPLRNEIIDG; encoded by the coding sequence ATATTGAGGGAAAATATAGTTGATATCCAAACGCTTGAAACAATCTTTAGTAGTATGGTCCGTGCTATGGATAACTCAAAGAACGATATCTTTATTATAAGCGAACAAAGCCGTCAAAGCTTTGTCGATATGAAAAAAGAGCTTGCAACGGTCAAAAGTGATATTTCCCAGGCAATAACCGAAGGCGACTATTTGGAGAACATGACTGGGCATTCACGCAAACGTCTCGCCGACGTCTCGAAGAACTTCATGAATTACTCAGAGGAACAAGTGAGAGAGGCTTACGAAGTTGCGAATGACTTACATGTCCGATTATCCATTAACCGGATGGAGGAGAAGCAGCTACGTGCACGTCGGGACGATTTAGACAGACGCCTCGTAGCGCTACTCGATACAATCGAACGGGCGGATCAGCTTGTTAATCAAGTGGCGACCGTTATTAACTATTTGACATCTGATTTAAAAAATGTTGGTGAAGCACTTGAAAATGCAAGACACAAGCAGGATTTCAGCATCAGAATTATTCAGGCACAGGAAGAGGAGCGCAAAAGGCTTTCTCGTGACATTCATGACGGGCCAGCGCAAATGTTGGCGAATGTGATGATCCGTACTGGGTTGATTGAAAAAATCTTTGTAGAAAAAGGTCCTCAACCTGCATTTGGTGAATTAGCAGATCTCAAAGTGATGGTGAGGAATGCACTTTATGAAGTCCGGCGTATCATTTATGATCTTCGACCTATGGCACTTGACGATCTTGGCCTGATTCCGACATTGAGAAAGTATTTGTCGACAATCGAAGAATATGAAAAAAATGTTGAAATTCACTTTCAAAATAGTGGACAAGAGCAGCGTTTTCAAACGAATTTTGAAGTGTCGGTCTTCCGACTTGTACAAGAATCTGTATCAAATGCATTGAAACATGGAAAATCGAAGGACATTTGGGTGAAAACTGAATGGCTTCGCGATATAATGAATATTATCATTAAGGATAATGGACAAGGATTCAACCAGAATGAAGTGAAAGATAAGTCGTTCGGTTTAATTGGGATGCGGGAACGAATTGATTTATTAAAAGGCGATATGACAATCACTTCAACGCCTGGCAATGGTACGATGATCCATTTCCGGATCCCGCTTCGGAATGAAATAATTGACGGCTAG
- a CDS encoding YigZ family protein yields the protein MRADYYTVKDYGESELIIQKSRFLTYVSRAETEDEALEFIQEIKKKHHNANHNCSAYMIGEHDTIQKANDDGEPTGTAGVPMLEVLKKQGLKDTVVVVTRYFGGIKLGGGGLIRAYGRATSEGITATGTVVRKLHHLMRVTIDYTWLGKVENEIRQSAYPLKEISYADGVNLFVYVPVTEENVFTAWMAELTNGQAEIVSTSSEFLEFDN from the coding sequence ATGCGAGCAGATTATTATACAGTTAAAGATTACGGTGAAAGTGAATTGATCATCCAAAAATCTAGATTTCTCACCTATGTGTCACGTGCAGAGACGGAAGATGAAGCCCTAGAGTTCATTCAAGAAATCAAGAAAAAGCATCATAATGCCAACCACAACTGTTCGGCATATATGATTGGCGAGCACGATACTATCCAAAAAGCGAATGATGATGGTGAACCAACAGGTACGGCTGGCGTGCCAATGCTCGAAGTCTTAAAAAAACAAGGGTTAAAAGATACTGTCGTCGTTGTGACGCGCTATTTTGGGGGTATCAAGCTTGGAGGCGGTGGGTTAATCCGTGCGTATGGCCGCGCGACGTCTGAGGGCATTACAGCCACGGGTACTGTCGTAAGAAAACTTCATCATCTAATGAGAGTAACAATTGATTATACATGGCTCGGAAAAGTCGAAAATGAGATAAGGCAGTCCGCTTATCCACTAAAAGAAATTTCCTATGCGGACGGCGTCAACTTATTCGTATACGTTCCAGTGACAGAAGAGAATGTTTTCACTGCTTGGATGGCCGAATTAACAAATGGTCAGGCGGAAATTGTGTCGACTTCTAGCGAATTTCTCGAGTTCGACAACTAA
- a CDS encoding LCP family protein — protein MKRKDYKKRNKSSGKRLAVKVVLLLTLSLFIVVAAYAASLQKKAENMAVSAYEAVPDRPKSEIREVKVEPANDNVSILFIGVDDSEARSQGDNNSRSDALLLATLNPASKSVKLVSIPRDSYAYIPEVGYRDKITHAHAFGGTRATIETVEELFEIPVDYYVRMNFNAFIDVVDAIDGIDVEVPYNRTEKDENDKYTIHLKKGLQHLDGKHALALARTRKLDTDVERGKRQQMILQAIMKEAASVKSITKYGDVIEAVGENMKTDMTFDEMKSFLEYVKGGMPQVDTLSLKGYDDMSTGIYYWKLDETYLAEVKNILQAHLGLIPDSSSLTDSGSTITGSTEEALEDSLNE, from the coding sequence ATGAAAAGAAAAGACTATAAAAAAAGAAACAAATCGTCCGGGAAACGCTTAGCCGTAAAAGTTGTGCTTCTTCTCACCTTGTCCCTATTTATTGTTGTTGCTGCATATGCTGCTTCACTTCAGAAAAAAGCAGAAAACATGGCAGTTAGTGCGTATGAAGCCGTCCCTGACCGACCAAAATCCGAAATTCGCGAAGTAAAAGTCGAGCCAGCAAACGACAATGTTTCAATTCTATTCATCGGTGTCGATGACAGTGAAGCGCGCAGCCAAGGAGATAACAACAGCCGTTCGGATGCACTTCTACTTGCTACATTGAATCCGGCGAGTAAATCTGTAAAATTGGTCAGTATTCCGCGTGATTCATACGCCTATATCCCTGAAGTCGGATATCGTGATAAAATCACCCATGCCCATGCATTTGGCGGAACACGTGCAACAATCGAAACAGTTGAAGAATTGTTTGAGATTCCTGTCGACTACTATGTGAGGATGAATTTCAATGCATTCATTGATGTTGTTGATGCAATTGACGGAATCGACGTTGAGGTTCCATACAACCGAACTGAAAAAGACGAAAATGATAAATATACGATTCATCTGAAAAAAGGTCTGCAACATCTTGACGGCAAACACGCCCTTGCGCTTGCACGGACACGTAAACTCGATACCGACGTCGAACGCGGAAAACGTCAACAAATGATCTTACAGGCAATCATGAAAGAAGCCGCTTCAGTAAAATCAATAACGAAGTACGGTGATGTTATTGAGGCAGTTGGCGAGAACATGAAAACCGACATGACGTTTGACGAAATGAAATCGTTCTTGGAATATGTAAAAGGCGGTATGCCACAAGTCGATACACTAAGTTTGAAGGGTTACGACGACATGTCTACGGGAATTTATTACTGGAAACTTGATGAAACCTATTTAGCTGAAGTGAAGAACATATTGCAAGCACATCTCGGTCTCATCCCCGACTCATCTAGTCTGACTGACAGTGGTTCGACCATAACTGGTTCAACCGAAGAAGCTTTGGAAGATAGTTTAAATGAATGA
- a CDS encoding glycosyltransferase family 4 protein: MLFLAMAAALLASILLTPLVIKLAFRIGAVDRPNYRKVHASVMPRIGGLAIFGAFLIGYAVLLPKDEHAVGILIGAVIIIVMGFLDDMLEITAKAKLAGQLAAAIVVVVWGGLQIEVINLPFIGEFDFGYLSIPITIIWIIGITNAINLIDGLDGLAAGVSTIALITIAVMAMIMGNVFVVATASILAASSLGFLFYNFHPAKIFMGDTGSLFLGFMISVLALLGFKNVAVVSLIIPVIILGIPISDTFFAIVRRIRTKQPIMAPDKSHLHHCLLRSGFSHRQTVLVIYALAILFGVAAVLFSQATVWGAILLIVVMLIAIELFVEVIGLAGTNYRPLLNLVRMIGK, from the coding sequence ATGTTATTCCTTGCAATGGCTGCCGCACTACTAGCTTCCATCTTACTTACTCCACTCGTCATTAAATTGGCATTCCGGATAGGAGCGGTCGATCGGCCGAATTACCGGAAAGTCCATGCGTCTGTTATGCCGCGAATCGGCGGTCTTGCGATATTTGGTGCTTTTCTAATTGGCTATGCGGTATTACTACCGAAAGATGAACACGCTGTTGGAATACTTATCGGTGCTGTTATCATCATTGTTATGGGCTTTCTCGATGATATGCTTGAAATTACCGCGAAAGCAAAACTTGCTGGTCAATTGGCTGCGGCTATTGTCGTTGTCGTATGGGGCGGTTTACAAATTGAAGTTATTAATTTACCGTTTATTGGGGAATTTGATTTTGGTTACTTAAGTATTCCAATTACAATTATTTGGATCATCGGCATTACAAATGCTATAAATCTTATAGATGGATTGGATGGACTTGCAGCAGGTGTTTCAACGATTGCACTCATTACAATTGCTGTTATGGCGATGATAATGGGGAATGTATTCGTAGTTGCAACAGCTTCGATTCTTGCGGCAAGCTCGCTTGGCTTCTTGTTTTACAATTTCCATCCGGCAAAAATCTTTATGGGAGACACCGGATCCTTGTTCCTGGGCTTTATGATTTCGGTTCTTGCATTATTAGGATTCAAGAACGTTGCTGTCGTTTCACTGATTATCCCAGTTATTATATTGGGTATTCCAATTTCTGACACATTCTTCGCAATTGTTCGTCGTATACGCACGAAACAGCCTATTATGGCACCGGATAAATCACATTTACACCATTGCTTACTTCGTAGCGGTTTTTCACATAGGCAGACAGTCTTGGTCATTTATGCGCTTGCAATACTGTTTGGGGTTGCAGCTGTATTGTTCTCGCAAGCGACAGTATGGGGAGCAATTCTGCTTATTGTAGTCATGCTTATCGCGATTGAACTGTTCGTTGAAGTAATCGGTCTTGCCGGTACAAACTATCGACCGTTGTTAAATCTTGTACGGATGATTGGTAAGTAA